The following coding sequences lie in one Prevotella sp. oral taxon 299 str. F0039 genomic window:
- a CDS encoding TlpA disulfide reductase family protein, translating to MKDNIMLQKKLLLIFFLSISLLVHAKGITIIGHISDPTIKRLYMFSVYDEQNTYLLPFDSIEIKNQSFSYQNDTLRSQLLFITPISEKKNIEAAFLQGTYIFPVEGENKYIFSLGLAKKIKIDSTNSSLQRQYEKFQKERNIVGQKHLLDSLDQLFYTAKDKNDIKEMERLKRVSAPQYDNAYKKLRAWFDKQIAIENNTPFGIYLYYTYKLQHSKLDTKSKVYEADSILQKIKPDLQENHYYQLAFNKVFKAKNTLIGQKAPNIIGIGINGEQISLQNFQGKYVLIDFWSSSCKWCRKETPNIRKAYDEFKSKGFIVLGVSTDIHKAEWLEAIAKDNATWNHLLLPKEQRPKILEAYNIISIPEILLVAPNGNIIAKGLRGEQIYETIKMHIK from the coding sequence ATGAAAGATAATATTATGCTACAAAAGAAACTCCTCTTGATATTCTTTCTATCTATAAGTTTACTTGTCCATGCAAAGGGAATAACAATAATTGGGCATATAAGTGACCCTACTATTAAACGACTTTATATGTTCTCAGTTTATGACGAGCAAAATACTTATTTACTGCCATTCGACTCTATAGAAATAAAAAATCAATCGTTTAGTTATCAGAATGACACACTGAGATCTCAGCTTCTATTTATCACACCTATTTCTGAAAAGAAAAACATAGAAGCAGCCTTCCTACAAGGAACGTACATATTTCCGGTGGAAGGAGAAAACAAATATATTTTCTCCTTAGGATTAGCAAAGAAAATAAAAATTGATTCAACCAATTCATCTTTACAACGTCAATATGAAAAATTCCAAAAAGAACGTAATATAGTCGGACAAAAACATCTTCTTGACTCTCTTGATCAACTGTTCTATACTGCAAAAGATAAGAATGATATCAAAGAAATGGAAAGACTAAAGAGAGTATCAGCCCCTCAGTATGATAACGCCTATAAAAAATTACGTGCTTGGTTTGATAAGCAGATTGCAATAGAAAATAATACACCTTTTGGTATTTATCTATACTATACATATAAACTACAGCATTCTAAACTTGATACAAAGTCAAAAGTCTATGAAGCCGATAGTATATTGCAAAAAATAAAACCTGATTTACAAGAAAACCATTACTACCAACTTGCTTTTAATAAAGTATTCAAAGCAAAAAATACACTTATTGGACAAAAAGCCCCTAATATAATTGGTATTGGTATAAATGGTGAACAAATCAGTTTACAAAATTTTCAAGGGAAATATGTGCTGATTGACTTCTGGAGTTCAAGTTGCAAATGGTGTCGTAAAGAAACACCAAATATCCGTAAAGCATATGATGAGTTTAAGTCTAAAGGCTTTATCGTATTAGGAGTATCTACTGATATCCATAAAGCAGAGTGGCTAGAAGCAATTGCAAAAGATAACGCAACATGGAATCATCTTCTATTACCAAAGGAACAGCGTCCTAAAATCTTAGAGGCATATAATATTATCTCCATACCAGAAATATTACTTGTCGCCCCTAATGGTAATATCATTGCAAAAGGGCTACGTGGCGAACAAATCTATGAAACGATAAAAATGCATATTAAATAA
- a CDS encoding MBOAT family protein, which translates to MIKDLLHVLSYNAKEPMIFSSGLFLFLFLGFTFIYMFLQRKLTSRLLFVTAFSYYFYYKSSGFYFCLLAFVTLTDYLIAHTIYRYKENKMLGKLLVTLSLVVDLGLLGYFKYANFFGSMLSSIIGNNFQPWDIFLPVGISFFTFQSLSYTIDVYRGDLKPLPSILDYAFYVSFFPQLVAGPIVRASDFAPQIRQPLVITNEMFARGVFFIMIGLFKKAVISDYISVNFVERIFENPSLYSGLENLLGIYGYAMQIYCDFSGYSDMAIGIALLLGFHFPMNFNAPYSSVSITDFWRRWHISLSTWIRDYIYISFGGNRKGKVRQYINLIITMLLGGLWHGASMNFVVWGGLHGVALAIHKYYRSEVLHHDAKYKSTGLKRLGAIFVTFNFVCFAWLFFRNTSFDASLLMLNRIFTSFHIELLPQIFEGYKYVFALMLFGYITHFVPNKWQEGCITVIGKTNVVIQALLIVSVIYMVIQIKSSDIQPFIYFQF; encoded by the coding sequence ATGATAAAAGATTTATTACACGTTCTGAGCTATAATGCAAAAGAACCCATGATTTTTTCGAGTGGGCTTTTTCTGTTCTTATTCTTAGGTTTCACCTTTATTTATATGTTCTTGCAAAGAAAGCTCACCTCACGTTTGCTCTTTGTAACTGCATTTAGCTATTATTTCTACTATAAAAGTAGTGGTTTTTACTTCTGTCTACTGGCATTTGTAACCCTAACCGACTACCTCATTGCCCACACTATCTACCGATATAAAGAGAATAAAATGCTGGGTAAGTTGCTTGTGACATTGAGTTTGGTGGTGGATTTGGGACTTTTGGGTTACTTTAAATATGCCAATTTCTTTGGAAGTATGCTGAGTAGCATCATAGGAAACAACTTTCAACCATGGGATATCTTTCTTCCTGTGGGCATAAGCTTCTTTACTTTCCAAAGTTTGAGCTACACTATTGATGTTTATCGTGGCGACTTGAAGCCTCTTCCAAGCATATTAGACTATGCTTTCTATGTGTCGTTCTTCCCTCAACTCGTTGCAGGTCCTATCGTAAGAGCATCTGACTTTGCTCCACAAATTCGCCAACCACTCGTTATTACGAACGAGATGTTTGCAAGAGGCGTATTTTTTATAATGATAGGTCTATTTAAAAAGGCGGTGATTAGCGATTATATCAGCGTGAACTTCGTTGAACGTATTTTTGAGAATCCCAGTCTTTACAGTGGACTTGAAAACCTTTTAGGTATTTATGGCTACGCAATGCAGATTTATTGCGACTTCTCTGGCTACTCGGATATGGCTATTGGTATTGCTCTTTTATTGGGTTTCCACTTCCCTATGAACTTTAATGCTCCCTATTCGAGCGTTAGCATCACTGATTTTTGGCGTCGTTGGCACATCAGCTTATCGACTTGGATTCGTGATTACATCTATATTTCGTTCGGAGGAAATAGAAAGGGAAAGGTAAGACAATATATAAACCTTATTATCACAATGCTTCTTGGTGGTTTATGGCATGGCGCAAGTATGAATTTTGTGGTGTGGGGAGGATTGCATGGTGTGGCTCTTGCTATTCATAAGTATTATAGAAGTGAGGTATTGCACCACGATGCGAAATATAAGAGCACTGGATTGAAACGTTTAGGGGCTATCTTTGTGACCTTTAATTTTGTGTGCTTTGCTTGGTTGTTCTTTAGAAATACATCGTTTGACGCCAGTTTATTGATGCTCAACAGAATCTTTACATCGTTCCATATTGAGCTTCTTCCACAAATATTCGAAGGCTATAAATATGTGTTTGCATTGATGCTCTTTGGCTATATCACGCACTTTGTGCCCAACAAGTGGCAAGAAGGTTGCATAACTGTAATTGGAAAAACCAACGTTGTGATACAAGCTCTACTTATTGTGTCGGTGATTTACATGGTTATTCAAATAAAAAGTAGCGATATTCAGCCGTTTATTTATTTCCAATTCTAA
- the clpB gene encoding ATP-dependent chaperone ClpB, with protein MTLDKYTIKAQSVIQEAVNVAQRNTQQSIEPIHLLKAIIEKAGDITNFVFQKLGVNAVHIANLTDAELQHQPKVQGGDPYLSSSCNQILLKAEDIAKELGDEFVAVEPLLLALLAVQSSASRILKDAGITEKDLKAAILELRKGEKVQSQSGDENYQALSKYAKNLVEDARNGKLDPVIGRDEEIRRVLQILSRRTKNNPILIGEPGTGKTAIIEGLAERIVRGDVPENLKNKQVYSLDMGALVAGAKYKGEFEERLKGVVKEVTNSNGEIILFIDEIHTLVGAGGGEGAMDAANILKPALARGELRAIGATTLNEYQKYFEKDKALERRFQTVLVEEPDEMDAISILRGIKEKYENHHKVRIQDDACIAAVKLSERYISDRFLPDKAIDLMDEAAAKLRMERDSVPEELDEISRRLKQLEIEREAIKRENDEPKIALLDKEIAELREQEHSFRAKWEGEKALVNKIQQLKQEIEQLKFEADRAEREGKYERVAEIRYGKIKTLQQEIETIKQQLSDTQGAEGMVREEVIADDIAEVVSRWTGIPVTKMLQSEREKLLYLEEELHHRVIGQEEAITAVSDAVRRSRAGMQDPKRPIASFIFLGTTGVGKTELAKALAEYLFNDETMLTRIDMSEYQEKFSVSRLIGAPPGYVGYDEGGQLTEAVRRKPYSVVLFDEIEKAHPDVFNILLQVLDDGRLTDNKGRTVNFKNTIIIMTSNMGSNLIQQKMATINDENREEVIVDTKYEVMEMLKKTIRPEFLNRIDETIMFLPLNKEEIAQVVELQLNSVKKMLTAQGFDLQWTSKAVDFLTEVGYDPEFGARPVKRAIQRYVLNDLSKKILSEAVLRDQPILIDANEDELIFSNKQ; from the coding sequence ATGACATTAGACAAATATACAATAAAGGCTCAAAGCGTTATACAAGAAGCAGTTAACGTTGCACAAAGAAACACGCAACAAAGTATTGAGCCTATTCATTTGCTTAAAGCAATTATAGAAAAAGCTGGCGATATCACCAACTTTGTATTTCAAAAATTAGGTGTAAACGCTGTTCATATTGCCAATTTGACAGACGCAGAACTACAACATCAACCCAAAGTACAGGGCGGTGATCCTTATTTAAGTAGCTCGTGCAATCAAATTCTATTGAAAGCAGAAGATATTGCCAAAGAGTTGGGCGATGAGTTCGTGGCTGTTGAGCCTTTGTTATTGGCTCTTTTGGCTGTGCAAAGCTCGGCAAGTAGAATTTTGAAAGACGCTGGAATAACCGAGAAAGATTTGAAAGCAGCTATCTTAGAGCTAAGAAAAGGCGAAAAGGTGCAAAGTCAAAGCGGTGACGAAAACTATCAAGCACTAAGCAAATATGCAAAAAACTTGGTGGAAGATGCCCGCAATGGCAAGCTCGATCCAGTGATTGGACGTGACGAAGAGATTAGAAGAGTGCTTCAAATCTTATCTCGTAGAACCAAGAACAACCCTATATTGATAGGCGAACCTGGTACAGGTAAGACCGCAATTATAGAGGGCTTGGCTGAAAGGATTGTGCGTGGAGACGTTCCCGAGAACCTAAAAAACAAGCAAGTGTACTCTCTTGATATGGGAGCTCTTGTGGCTGGAGCCAAATATAAGGGTGAGTTTGAAGAACGATTGAAAGGAGTTGTGAAGGAAGTGACCAACTCTAACGGTGAAATAATATTGTTTATCGACGAAATTCACACACTTGTGGGTGCTGGAGGCGGTGAAGGTGCAATGGATGCAGCCAACATTTTGAAGCCAGCTCTTGCTCGTGGAGAATTGAGAGCCATTGGTGCTACAACACTAAACGAATATCAAAAGTACTTTGAAAAGGACAAAGCACTTGAAAGAAGATTTCAAACAGTGTTGGTAGAAGAGCCCGATGAGATGGATGCCATATCTATTTTGCGTGGAATTAAAGAGAAATACGAAAATCATCACAAGGTAAGAATACAAGATGATGCATGTATTGCGGCGGTAAAATTGAGCGAACGATATATTTCTGATCGTTTTTTACCCGACAAAGCCATCGACTTGATGGACGAAGCTGCCGCTAAATTGCGTATGGAACGTGACTCTGTGCCCGAAGAACTCGATGAAATTTCTCGTAGATTAAAGCAATTAGAGATTGAAAGAGAGGCAATTAAGCGTGAAAACGATGAGCCTAAAATTGCTCTATTAGATAAGGAAATTGCCGAACTTCGTGAGCAAGAACATTCGTTTAGAGCTAAATGGGAAGGCGAAAAGGCTCTTGTAAACAAGATTCAACAATTGAAACAAGAGATTGAACAGCTTAAATTTGAAGCCGACAGAGCTGAACGTGAAGGCAAATATGAACGTGTTGCCGAGATTAGATATGGCAAGATTAAAACACTTCAACAAGAGATTGAAACCATTAAGCAACAGCTTAGCGACACACAAGGAGCCGAAGGAATGGTGAGAGAAGAGGTTATAGCCGACGATATTGCTGAGGTTGTGAGCCGTTGGACAGGCATTCCTGTTACAAAGATGCTTCAAAGTGAACGTGAAAAGCTATTATATTTGGAAGAAGAGCTTCACCATCGTGTGATAGGTCAAGAGGAAGCAATCACTGCTGTTAGTGACGCTGTGCGCAGAAGCCGTGCAGGTATGCAAGATCCAAAGCGTCCTATTGCCTCATTTATCTTCTTAGGAACCACTGGTGTGGGTAAAACTGAGTTGGCAAAGGCTCTTGCTGAATATCTATTTAATGATGAAACGATGCTAACTCGTATCGATATGAGTGAGTATCAAGAGAAGTTTAGTGTGTCAAGACTTATCGGTGCGCCTCCAGGATATGTGGGTTATGATGAAGGTGGACAGCTTACTGAAGCTGTTAGACGCAAACCTTATAGCGTAGTGCTATTCGATGAGATTGAAAAGGCGCATCCTGATGTGTTCAACATCTTACTACAAGTACTTGATGATGGTAGACTTACCGACAACAAAGGACGCACTGTGAATTTCAAAAACACGATTATCATTATGACATCTAACATGGGAAGCAATCTTATTCAACAAAAGATGGCTACCATAAACGATGAAAACAGAGAGGAAGTGATTGTTGATACGAAATATGAAGTGATGGAGATGTTGAAAAAGACTATTCGTCCTGAATTCTTAAATCGTATTGATGAAACCATAATGTTCTTGCCTTTGAATAAGGAAGAGATTGCACAAGTGGTTGAATTACAACTTAACTCGGTGAAGAAAATGCTTACTGCTCAAGGATTTGACTTGCAATGGACAAGTAAAGCCGTTGACTTCTTAACTGAAGTGGGCTACGATCCTGAATTTGGAGCACGCCCTGTGAAACGTGCAATACAACGTTATGTGTTGAATGATTTATCGAAAAAAATTCTATCTGAAGCGGTGTTAAGAGATCAACCAATATTGATTGACGCCAATGAAGATGAGTTGATTTTCTCGAATAAACAGTAG
- a CDS encoding RagB/SusD family nutrient uptake outer membrane protein has product MKRITIILPICIIIMLSGCNDFLDIKPKGEKIPKTVTDFETLLNYESVQKVSDTYPAYLTDDVYIPDVAQGTATPGLNSIDQSIRNLYLFKKEVFGDAHDDGFWFASYNRIYYYNTVIDNIMNAEGSNEQQKLSIKAEALISRALEYLYLVNGYARHYNASTADKDYGIPLILDEDISKKDLVRASVKDVYAQILSDIHTALPDLPLQPKGNAFRASKAAGYGILAKTYLYMGHYTEALKAANEVLKINNSLLDLKKFAVVKPQGSIGRTNVPQDIDNPENIYIKFAPYVYGLSSKAFGSNELMNLFSQDDMRLQIYFTKNFRNIPTEQYVWAPYLRTNLAVSSPEIYLIAAECEAREGTIERAMTLINKLRDNRIKNNSPLTAKDRTDALEKVIEERRRELAMIGMMRYIDLKRLNQESHFAKSVTHITNDIAFTLAPNSPLYILPIPAKVLRFNSNTILQNER; this is encoded by the coding sequence ATGAAAAGAATTACAATAATATTACCGATCTGTATTATAATAATGCTGAGCGGTTGCAATGACTTTCTAGATATCAAGCCAAAGGGTGAGAAAATTCCAAAAACTGTAACAGATTTTGAAACATTACTGAATTATGAAAGTGTACAAAAAGTCTCGGATACATATCCTGCATATTTAACCGATGATGTGTATATTCCTGATGTCGCACAAGGGACAGCTACACCAGGTTTGAATAGTATTGATCAGTCTATTCGTAACCTTTATCTATTTAAGAAAGAGGTATTTGGAGATGCGCATGATGATGGATTTTGGTTTGCTTCCTATAATAGAATATATTATTATAACACGGTGATAGATAATATCATGAATGCAGAAGGTTCTAACGAACAACAAAAACTTTCTATCAAAGCAGAGGCTTTAATAAGTAGAGCACTGGAATATCTTTACCTTGTCAATGGCTACGCACGACATTATAATGCAAGCACAGCAGACAAGGATTATGGAATACCTTTAATATTAGATGAAGATATATCCAAGAAAGACCTTGTTAGGGCAAGCGTAAAGGATGTCTACGCACAAATTCTATCTGACATACATACGGCATTACCTGATCTACCTTTACAACCAAAAGGTAATGCTTTTAGAGCTTCAAAAGCTGCAGGATATGGTATTTTAGCTAAAACATACTTATATATGGGTCACTATACCGAAGCTTTAAAAGCTGCAAATGAAGTCCTTAAGATAAACAATTCCTTATTAGACTTAAAGAAGTTTGCAGTTGTTAAGCCTCAAGGTTCTATCGGGCGTACTAATGTACCACAAGACATTGATAATCCAGAAAATATATATATCAAATTTGCCCCTTATGTATATGGTCTGAGTTCCAAGGCCTTTGGTTCAAACGAGCTTATGAATCTATTCTCACAAGATGACATGAGACTCCAGATTTACTTCACAAAGAACTTTCGTAATATCCCCACAGAACAATATGTATGGGCTCCTTATTTACGAACTAATTTAGCGGTATCTTCTCCTGAAATATATCTTATCGCAGCAGAATGTGAAGCAAGAGAGGGAACTATTGAACGTGCTATGACTCTCATTAACAAACTACGTGACAACCGAATAAAGAACAACTCTCCTCTTACTGCAAAAGATAGAACTGATGCGCTAGAAAAGGTTATTGAAGAACGTAGACGCGAACTTGCAATGATAGGTATGATGAGGTATATTGATTTAAAACGATTAAATCAAGAATCACATTTTGCAAAGAGTGTAACTCATATCACAAATGATATTGCATTTACTCTTGCACCTAATTCACCTCTTTACATACTGCCTATCCCAGCAAAGGTTCTAAGATTTAATAGCAATACAATTCTACAAAATGAAAGATAA
- a CDS encoding SusC/RagA family TonB-linked outer membrane protein yields MNKETYNFSKEFLVSKRSDHLGIATLCFLIVLLVQSKQPVFSNTFPRNLYEGLHSTQTRHISGSIVDDKGENLIGVTIAVKNGKSMCLTDANGHFSIWLNPNETTLIISYVGMKTLEVTAQYDVPMRIVMKADDNPLNELVVTGYQTLSRERATGSFNVITSDKLKDKLQTNIISKLEGMVPGLVSLNGELYLRGMSTLRGGPTRNEPLIVVDGLPFEGNINSINPSIVKNITFLKDAAAASIYGARAANGVIVISTIDGDGHGKTIIQYNASLKFTSAPNMNGLQRLNSRELVDLQKDGFKYDSGQYSYLDPRERLNPVLELLYKNRAGMIDNSELEKGLEVYRNLDNRKELQDFYTKTGIHHQHNISISGGNWANRYVISLNYDKNNYNARYLSSERYGFTLRDNIKFFNWLKADFGVTGSFSNDTGDTGMGQFTDIYHNYPSYTMLRDKNGAPINFPKYKSDYELDRLIKLGLMDESFNPIINRKKENFSTKDQYYKIQLGLNFNIIEGLNFDIHFQTENTGSKTTEFHDADSYYVRNMINDAAQYNTMRKTLTLNVPRGAQMSEYRSDMSAYTLRTQLNFSREFGIHSITTIAGSELRKKRSTGTSIYYMGFDENSLGYKPVNPLTLSSLMRTEALSGNFMWQSIFNNYITDVENRFISFYGNVAYRYDNRYDMTGSIRVDQSNLFGTDPSFQYRPLWSVGGAWHIMKEKFWKGRFSWIDNLTVRLTYGIGGNVPKDAGPYLTLEAASFNQWSKDFASAIKNPPNPTLRWEKTATTNLGLDFAFLGNRITGTLEFYNKHSNDLLANREADPTLGWRRVTLNYGTMYNRGIELSLNTNNIKTTNFIWTTTLNLGYNKNKLIDIDDSDINVFGITSGNASVKGYPLGAIFSFRYAGLDSKDGTPQYYVDGGKNVSKNVTSLSDITYSGTRIPKYNGALTNSFTYKNLNLSLMFVYYGGHVLRGEAAPFLSLPPTTNVNREILNRWQQPGDEKRDNVTPAFTGYNLDAATIRHPWYAADIHVIKGNYIKLRDFSLTYNFDRQLITKWGMSNLAITMQVQNLITWYANNKGIDPEALGTFGYGWGQRGIPNPITWTIGLSAKF; encoded by the coding sequence ATGAATAAAGAAACCTATAACTTTTCAAAAGAATTCTTAGTATCTAAGAGAAGTGATCATCTAGGCATTGCTACATTATGCTTTCTGATAGTTCTTTTAGTTCAAAGTAAACAACCTGTTTTCTCAAACACATTTCCTCGAAATCTTTATGAAGGTCTACACAGTACACAAACACGTCATATCTCAGGAAGCATTGTAGACGACAAAGGAGAAAATCTTATTGGAGTAACAATTGCTGTTAAGAATGGTAAAAGTATGTGTCTTACAGATGCCAATGGACATTTCAGCATATGGCTAAACCCTAATGAAACAACCCTTATTATCTCATATGTGGGTATGAAAACATTGGAAGTTACAGCTCAATATGATGTCCCTATGAGAATTGTAATGAAAGCTGACGATAATCCATTAAATGAACTTGTCGTAACAGGATACCAAACCTTATCACGTGAGAGAGCAACAGGCTCCTTTAATGTTATAACTTCAGATAAATTGAAAGATAAGTTACAAACAAATATCATTAGTAAACTTGAAGGAATGGTTCCCGGGCTTGTTTCTTTGAATGGAGAACTGTATCTTAGAGGAATGTCTACCCTGCGTGGTGGACCAACACGTAACGAACCCTTAATCGTAGTTGACGGACTACCTTTCGAGGGAAACATCAATAGTATAAACCCCTCTATTGTTAAAAACATTACATTCCTTAAAGATGCTGCAGCAGCCTCTATTTATGGTGCTAGGGCAGCTAATGGCGTTATTGTGATTAGCACTATTGATGGAGATGGTCATGGAAAAACAATTATTCAATACAATGCCAGCCTTAAGTTTACCTCAGCTCCTAATATGAATGGTTTACAGAGATTAAATAGCAGAGAGTTAGTTGATTTACAAAAAGATGGATTTAAATACGATTCAGGTCAATATTCCTATCTTGATCCACGCGAAAGACTCAATCCTGTATTAGAACTTCTATATAAAAATAGAGCAGGAATGATTGATAATTCCGAATTAGAGAAAGGCTTAGAAGTCTATCGTAATTTAGACAATCGAAAGGAACTTCAAGACTTTTACACCAAGACAGGAATACATCATCAACATAATATCAGCATATCAGGAGGCAATTGGGCTAATCGTTATGTTATCAGCTTAAATTATGATAAGAATAACTATAACGCACGATATCTTTCATCAGAACGCTATGGATTTACTTTACGTGATAATATTAAATTCTTCAACTGGTTAAAGGCTGACTTCGGAGTAACAGGTAGCTTCTCGAATGATACAGGTGATACTGGAATGGGACAATTCACGGATATATACCATAATTATCCCTCTTACACAATGCTACGAGATAAGAACGGAGCACCTATCAACTTCCCAAAATATAAGTCAGACTATGAATTAGACAGATTAATAAAACTCGGACTTATGGACGAAAGTTTTAATCCGATTATCAATCGAAAAAAAGAGAATTTTTCGACTAAAGACCAATACTACAAAATACAACTTGGACTAAACTTTAATATTATAGAAGGATTAAACTTTGATATTCATTTCCAGACTGAAAATACAGGAAGTAAAACAACAGAGTTTCATGATGCAGATTCATATTATGTGCGAAACATGATAAATGATGCTGCTCAATACAACACAATGCGAAAAACATTAACACTCAACGTCCCTAGAGGTGCACAAATGAGCGAATACAGAAGTGACATGTCCGCATATACGTTACGTACACAATTAAATTTCTCCAGAGAGTTCGGTATACATTCTATCACAACCATTGCTGGTTCAGAGCTACGCAAAAAGAGATCTACTGGAACATCCATATATTATATGGGTTTTGATGAAAATAGCTTAGGATATAAACCTGTTAATCCACTAACCTTATCATCACTTATGAGAACAGAAGCCCTTAGTGGCAATTTCATGTGGCAATCTATATTTAATAATTACATTACTGATGTAGAAAATCGTTTTATCTCTTTTTATGGTAATGTAGCTTATCGTTATGATAACAGATACGATATGACAGGAAGTATTCGTGTAGACCAATCTAACTTGTTTGGAACAGACCCTAGCTTCCAATATCGTCCACTATGGTCAGTCGGAGGAGCATGGCATATTATGAAAGAGAAGTTTTGGAAAGGTAGATTTTCATGGATTGATAATCTTACTGTAAGACTTACATATGGAATAGGAGGAAACGTACCAAAGGATGCAGGACCATATCTTACCTTAGAAGCCGCAAGTTTTAATCAGTGGAGTAAAGACTTTGCCTCTGCAATAAAAAACCCACCTAATCCTACATTACGTTGGGAAAAAACTGCAACAACTAACTTAGGTCTTGATTTTGCATTTTTAGGAAATCGTATTACAGGAACATTAGAATTCTATAATAAACATTCAAATGATTTATTGGCGAATAGAGAAGCAGACCCTACACTTGGATGGCGAAGGGTTACACTGAACTATGGAACGATGTATAACCGAGGTATTGAACTTTCTTTGAATACAAATAATATAAAGACAACTAATTTCATATGGACTACCACTCTCAATCTTGGTTATAATAAGAATAAACTTATAGATATTGATGATTCTGATATTAATGTTTTCGGAATTACCTCAGGCAATGCCTCCGTAAAGGGTTATCCGCTTGGGGCTATCTTTAGTTTTCGTTATGCAGGACTGGACAGCAAGGATGGAACACCACAATACTACGTTGATGGTGGAAAGAATGTCTCAAAGAACGTTACTTCTTTAAGTGATATAACCTATTCTGGGACAAGGATTCCGAAATATAACGGAGCTTTGACCAATAGTTTCACATATAAGAATCTAAATCTCTCCTTGATGTTTGTCTATTATGGTGGACATGTACTACGTGGAGAGGCTGCACCATTCCTTTCACTCCCTCCAACAACAAATGTCAATAGAGAAATACTGAATAGATGGCAACAACCAGGTGATGAAAAACGTGATAATGTAACACCAGCTTTTACAGGATATAATCTTGATGCAGCAACTATTCGACACCCTTGGTATGCAGCTGATATTCATGTAATAAAAGGTAACTATATAAAGCTACGTGACTTCTCACTTACTTATAATTTTGATAGACAGCTAATTACAAAATGGGGAATGAGCAATTTAGCTATAACTATGCAAGTACAGAATCTTATTACATGGTATGCAAATAACAAGGGCATTGACCCCGAAGCATTGGGAACATTCGGTTATGGATGGGGACAAAGGGGAATACCAAACCCAATAACATGGACAATAGGTTTATCTGCTAAATTCTAA
- a CDS encoding NADH-quinone oxidoreductase subunit A — protein sequence MNFILFITVLITAVFLVVAAYAIAKLIGPRSYNAVKGEPFECGIPTRGSSWIPVHVGYYLFAILFLMFDVETVFLYPWAVVVKEIGTTALASIGFFLLVLVFGLAYAWRKGALEWK from the coding sequence ATGAATTTTATCTTATTTATTACCGTTTTAATTACGGCTGTCTTCCTTGTAGTGGCTGCTTATGCCATTGCTAAGTTGATAGGACCACGTTCTTACAATGCGGTAAAGGGTGAACCATTCGAATGTGGTATACCAACAAGGGGATCATCTTGGATTCCTGTTCATGTAGGTTACTACTTGTTTGCCATCCTTTTCTTGATGTTTGATGTAGAAACAGTGTTCTTATATCCTTGGGCAGTTGTTGTTAAAGAAATAGGAACAACTGCTTTAGCGAGCATTGGATTCTTTCTTTTGGTACTAGTATTTGGTCTTGCTTATGCTTGGCGGAAAGGAGCTTTGGAATGGAAGTAA